The following coding sequences lie in one Betaproteobacteria bacterium genomic window:
- a CDS encoding prephenate dehydrogenase/arogenate dehydrogenase family protein, whose protein sequence is MLNIAIVGLGLIGGSVALALRNAWPEVNITAFDRDESQLDLALRSGAIDSCGSTFAAIEGADIVFVSVPVAQTAVVFDAMFPHLRANTVVTDVGSTKQSVITAARVHLGNKISQFVPGHPIAGREHVGFAAAASELFEGKNVVLTPLAENVPAAIEQVRSLWRACGANVVEMPAKTHDEIFAAVSHLPHLLAFALVDEFALRPNAKNLFSFAASGFRDFTRIASSSPEMWRDIALNNRDAVVAEFDRYLAHAKQLRDALAAGDGAAIEVLMARAREARDKWLAGELDHFRDESA, encoded by the coding sequence ATGCTGAATATTGCAATTGTCGGCCTTGGATTGATTGGTGGCTCCGTCGCACTTGCGTTGCGTAATGCATGGCCAGAAGTCAACATCACAGCCTTTGACCGCGATGAATCGCAACTGGATCTGGCGCTGCGCAGTGGTGCCATTGATTCATGCGGATCGACTTTCGCCGCAATTGAAGGGGCGGATATCGTCTTTGTGTCGGTACCGGTCGCGCAGACGGCGGTGGTGTTTGACGCCATGTTCCCGCATCTGCGTGCGAATACCGTGGTGACGGATGTCGGCAGCACCAAGCAGAGTGTGATCACTGCGGCCCGCGTGCATCTCGGCAATAAAATCTCGCAATTCGTTCCCGGGCACCCGATTGCCGGCCGGGAGCATGTCGGTTTCGCGGCGGCGGCATCCGAACTTTTTGAAGGTAAGAACGTCGTCCTGACACCGCTCGCGGAGAATGTGCCGGCGGCGATCGAACAAGTTCGTTCATTGTGGCGTGCCTGCGGCGCAAATGTCGTCGAAATGCCCGCGAAAACGCACGATGAAATATTCGCGGCGGTGAGCCACCTTCCGCATTTGCTGGCGTTTGCTCTGGTTGATGAATTTGCCTTGCGACCGAACGCGAAAAACCTGTTTTCCTTCGCGGCCTCGGGATTTCGCGATTTCACCCGCATCGCCAGCTCGTCGCCAGAAATGTGGCGCGATATTGCGCTCAACAACCGCGATGCGGTGGTCGCGGAGTTTGACCGCTATCTCGCGCACGCAAAACAATTGCGTGATGCGCTGGCCGCGGGAGATGGCGCGGCCATCGAAGTGCTGATGGCGCGTGCCCGGGAGGCCCGCGACAAATGGCTGGCCGGCGAGCTCGATCATTTTCGCGATGAATCGGCATGA
- the aroA gene encoding 3-phosphoshikimate 1-carboxyvinyltransferase translates to MSTYPSSLALAPCMHVEGDITLPGSKSISNRTLLLAALCDGETIVRGLLKSDDTDVMLAALQKLGVRIDTLARDDYQVFGCGGSFPVKEAELFLGNAGTAFRPLTAALAFGDGHYTLSGVARMYERPIGDLVDGLAELGGQIRYLKAAGYPPLEILPYRPAISFVANVRGNVSSQFLSALLMALPLLSRDVRVQVVGELISKPYVDITLNLLARFGVNVVREGWSAFVVPAESRFQSPGTIHVEGDASSASYFLAAGAIAGGPVRVHGVGKSSIQGDVRFAETLARMGARIEMGDDWIEARAPATGKLQAIDADLNHIPDAAMTIAMCGLFATGPTVIRNIGSWRVKETDRIAAMAIELRKVGATVDEGTDYIRITPPKHLTPNATIDTYDDHRMAMCFSLVSLGGVPVVINEPGCVAKTFPDYFKVLASLTEGART, encoded by the coding sequence ATGAGTACGTATCCGTCGTCGCTTGCGCTTGCGCCATGCATGCATGTGGAAGGCGACATCACTTTGCCTGGCTCAAAAAGCATTTCCAACCGCACCCTGTTGCTGGCTGCGCTTTGCGATGGCGAAACGATTGTGCGCGGCTTGCTGAAATCAGATGATACGGACGTAATGCTGGCCGCACTGCAAAAGCTCGGTGTGCGCATTGACACGTTGGCGCGGGACGACTATCAGGTGTTCGGTTGCGGAGGAAGTTTTCCGGTGAAGGAAGCCGAGCTGTTCCTCGGCAACGCCGGTACGGCATTTCGGCCCCTGACCGCGGCGTTGGCTTTTGGCGATGGACATTACACGTTGAGCGGCGTGGCGCGCATGTACGAACGACCGATTGGTGATCTGGTTGATGGGCTTGCTGAACTTGGGGGGCAGATTCGATATCTGAAAGCGGCAGGTTATCCGCCGCTTGAAATACTGCCGTACCGGCCGGCAATTTCGTTCGTGGCAAACGTTCGCGGCAATGTTTCCAGCCAGTTTCTTTCCGCGTTGCTGATGGCGCTTCCGCTGTTGAGCCGCGATGTTCGCGTGCAAGTGGTCGGTGAGCTGATTTCCAAACCTTACGTCGATATCACGTTGAATCTGCTCGCGCGATTTGGTGTGAACGTTGTGCGCGAAGGGTGGAGCGCCTTTGTCGTTCCCGCTGAAAGCCGTTTTCAAAGCCCGGGGACAATTCACGTTGAAGGCGACGCATCGTCCGCGTCATATTTTCTCGCCGCGGGCGCCATTGCTGGTGGACCGGTACGCGTGCATGGCGTCGGCAAGTCCAGCATCCAGGGTGATGTTCGTTTTGCGGAAACGCTTGCACGGATGGGGGCGCGTATCGAAATGGGAGATGACTGGATCGAAGCCCGGGCGCCGGCGACAGGAAAACTTCAGGCGATTGATGCGGACCTGAACCACATTCCAGATGCCGCCATGACCATCGCGATGTGTGGCTTGTTTGCCACCGGGCCGACTGTGATTCGAAACATCGGCAGCTGGCGCGTGAAGGAAACGGATCGTATTGCCGCGATGGCCATCGAATTGCGCAAGGTCGGCGCAACCGTGGATGAAGGCACCGATTACATACGAATCACGCCGCCCAAGCACCTGACGCCGAATGCAACCATCGATACCTACGACGATCACCGCATGGCAATGTGTTTTTCGCTCGTGTCGCTGGGCGGGGTGCCAGTGGTGATTAATGAGCCTGGCTGCGTAGCAAAAACTTTTCCTGATTATTTCAAGGTGCTGGCTTCGTTGACTGAAGGCGCGCGGACTTGA
- the gyrA gene encoding DNA gyrase subunit A yields MPQFAKETLPVSIEEEMRKSFLDYAMSVIVSRALPDARDGLKPVHRRVLFAMQEVNNVHNRPYVKCARIVGDVMGKYHPHGDTAIYDTMVRMAQDFSLRYMLVDGQGNFGSVDGDNAAAMRYTECRMQKIASELMADIDSETVDFGPNYDGKEQEPLVLPARFPNLLVNGSTGIAVGMATNIPPHNLSDVIDACQVVLANPAVDIEDLIQIVKAPDFPTAGIIYGLDGVRDGYRTGRGRCIMRARCHFEDLEKGGRQAIIIDELPYQVNKANLLVRIGELVRDKKLEGVSDLRDESDKSGMRAVIELKRGEVPEIVLNNLYKMTQMQESFGMNMVALVANQPRLLNLKQFIEVFLRHRREVITRRTVFELRKARERGHVLEGLAVALSNVDEIIELIKKSASPAIAKEGLMNNIWRSKLVEEMLTRAMADQYRPEGLHKDFGLQNDGYRLSDAQAQAILELRLQRLTGLEQDKIVSEYKEVMETITDLLDILSKPERVTGMISEELRVIKEQFGDKRRSEIVNNGQEMSIEDLIANEEVVVTMSHAGYIKYQAVADYRAQKRGGRGKQATAMKEDDFIDTLFIAKTHDYVLCFSNKGRVYWVKVYEIPQGSRASRGKPIVNMLQMQQGEKISAVLPVQEFAEDKFVFFATSEGVVKKTALSDFGNPRKAGIIAIALDEGDNLIGVALTDGKYDVMLFSNEGKAVRFEESDVRSMGRDTRGVRGMNLAKGGKVISMLVAENEQDSVLTATEHGYGKRTAISEYTRHGRGTQGMIAIQTSARNGKVVAAVLVRPEDEIMMITTGGVLIRTKVQQIREMGRSTQGVTLINLDDGQKLSGLQKVVESDEEDEA; encoded by the coding sequence TTGCCGCAATTCGCCAAAGAAACCCTTCCTGTCAGTATCGAAGAGGAGATGCGAAAGAGTTTTCTCGATTATGCGATGAGCGTAATTGTTAGCCGCGCCCTGCCGGACGCGCGCGATGGATTGAAGCCCGTGCACCGGCGTGTGCTGTTTGCCATGCAGGAAGTCAACAACGTCCATAACCGCCCTTACGTCAAATGTGCGCGAATCGTCGGTGACGTTATGGGCAAGTATCACCCGCACGGTGACACGGCCATCTATGACACGATGGTGCGGATGGCGCAGGATTTTTCGCTCCGCTACATGCTGGTCGATGGTCAGGGAAACTTTGGCTCGGTCGACGGTGACAATGCCGCAGCTATGCGCTACACCGAGTGCCGGATGCAGAAGATTGCCTCGGAACTGATGGCGGATATTGATAGTGAAACCGTCGACTTTGGTCCCAACTACGACGGCAAGGAACAGGAACCGCTGGTGCTTCCGGCGCGCTTTCCCAATTTGCTGGTGAATGGCTCAACCGGTATTGCTGTGGGAATGGCGACCAACATTCCGCCACACAATTTGTCTGATGTCATCGACGCATGCCAGGTAGTCCTGGCGAATCCCGCAGTGGATATCGAGGACTTGATTCAGATCGTGAAGGCGCCGGATTTTCCGACGGCCGGAATCATTTACGGGCTCGATGGCGTGCGTGATGGTTATCGCACCGGGCGCGGACGCTGCATCATGCGCGCCCGGTGTCATTTCGAGGATCTCGAGAAAGGTGGCCGCCAAGCCATCATCATCGACGAATTGCCATACCAGGTAAATAAGGCGAACCTGCTGGTTCGCATCGGCGAATTGGTGCGCGACAAAAAGCTTGAAGGAGTTTCGGACCTGCGCGATGAATCGGATAAATCCGGCATGCGCGCGGTGATCGAATTGAAGCGCGGTGAAGTCCCGGAGATTGTGCTGAACAATCTCTACAAGATGACGCAAATGCAGGAATCGTTCGGCATGAACATGGTTGCGCTGGTCGCGAACCAGCCGCGCCTGCTCAACCTGAAACAGTTCATTGAGGTTTTCCTTCGCCATCGCCGGGAAGTCATCACACGCCGCACTGTGTTCGAATTACGCAAGGCCCGCGAACGCGGGCATGTGCTCGAAGGTCTCGCGGTTGCGTTGTCGAATGTCGATGAGATTATCGAACTGATCAAGAAATCGGCGAGCCCGGCGATTGCCAAGGAAGGCTTGATGAATAACATCTGGCGTTCAAAGCTCGTCGAGGAAATGCTAACAAGGGCGATGGCGGATCAATATCGTCCGGAAGGATTGCACAAGGATTTCGGCTTGCAGAATGACGGCTATCGCCTCTCGGATGCACAGGCACAGGCCATTCTGGAATTGCGATTGCAGCGCTTGACCGGTCTGGAACAGGACAAAATCGTTTCAGAGTACAAGGAGGTCATGGAAACCATCACCGACCTGCTGGACATTCTGTCCAAGCCGGAACGCGTGACGGGCATGATTTCCGAGGAACTCAGGGTCATCAAGGAGCAGTTCGGCGACAAACGTCGGTCGGAAATCGTCAACAACGGCCAGGAAATGTCCATTGAGGATTTGATTGCCAACGAGGAAGTGGTCGTAACGATGTCGCATGCCGGCTACATCAAGTATCAGGCGGTGGCAGACTACCGTGCACAGAAGCGCGGTGGCCGTGGCAAACAGGCAACCGCGATGAAGGAAGATGACTTTATCGACACGTTGTTTATCGCCAAGACACACGACTACGTACTATGTTTTTCGAATAAAGGGCGCGTGTACTGGGTAAAGGTGTACGAAATTCCGCAGGGCTCGCGAGCATCGCGTGGCAAGCCGATCGTGAATATGCTGCAAATGCAGCAAGGTGAAAAGATCAGCGCGGTATTGCCCGTGCAGGAATTCGCCGAAGACAAGTTTGTGTTCTTTGCAACCAGCGAAGGCGTGGTCAAGAAAACTGCCCTGTCCGACTTTGGCAACCCGCGCAAAGCCGGCATCATCGCCATCGCGCTTGACGAGGGTGACAACCTGATTGGCGTTGCGCTGACAGACGGAAAATACGATGTCATGTTGTTCTCAAATGAAGGCAAGGCCGTACGCTTTGAAGAAAGCGACGTCAGATCCATGGGACGCGATACCCGCGGTGTGCGCGGCATGAATCTGGCGAAGGGCGGCAAGGTCATCTCGATGCTGGTGGCCGAGAATGAACAGGATTCGGTACTGACCGCGACCGAGCATGGTTATGGCAAGCGTACTGCAATATCCGAATACACGCGTCATGGCCGCGGCACACAAGGCATGATCGCGATCCAGACCTCGGCACGCAATGGCAAGGTCGTGGCCGCGGTGCTGGTGCGGCCCGAAGATGAGATCATGATGATCACGACCGGTGGCGTGCTGATACGTACCAAGGTGCAGCAGATCCGCGAAATGGGTCGCTCCACGCAGGGCGTGACATTAATTAACCTCGATGACGGCCAGAAGCTCTCCGGATTGCAGAAGGTGGTCGAATCGGACGAGGAAGACGAAGCGTGA
- a CDS encoding OmpA family protein, producing MKSSLFAKFLAAASVAVVSVAYANDLPVVTDSSGAPIRDASGNCVLSSGINHPDCTTKKAEPAKPAVPAKPAEPAKPAAPAAPATPAAPAAPASVKKAITIQAEALFDFDKSVLKPAGKKSIDDAVAKMAGIDVEIVIATGHTDSIGTDSYNQKLSERRATSVKEYMVSKGVAAAKITTLGKGETQPVATNKTGEGRAKNRRVDIEFKGVTSK from the coding sequence ATGAAGAGTTCCCTGTTCGCCAAATTCCTCGCAGCCGCTTCGGTTGCTGTCGTTAGCGTCGCGTACGCAAACGACCTGCCGGTCGTGACTGATTCTTCGGGTGCCCCGATACGAGACGCCTCCGGAAATTGTGTATTGTCCAGTGGCATCAATCACCCGGATTGCACCACAAAGAAAGCGGAACCGGCAAAACCCGCTGTGCCAGCAAAGCCTGCTGAGCCGGCGAAACCCGCAGCCCCGGCCGCTCCCGCTACTCCGGCCGCACCGGCTGCTCCTGCTTCCGTCAAGAAGGCCATCACCATCCAGGCAGAAGCCCTGTTCGATTTCGACAAGTCCGTACTGAAGCCTGCTGGCAAGAAGTCGATCGACGACGCCGTGGCGAAGATGGCGGGAATTGACGTGGAAATCGTTATCGCAACAGGTCATACAGATTCAATCGGTACTGATTCGTACAACCAGAAACTTTCCGAGCGCCGTGCCACTTCCGTCAAGGAATATATGGTATCCAAGGGAGTTGCGGCAGCGAAGATCACGACGCTGGGCAAAGGTGAAACCCAACCGGTCGCCACCAACAAGACCGGCGAAGGTCGCGCCAAGAATCGCCGTGTGGACATAGAGTTCAAAGGCGTAACATCGAAGTAA
- the serC gene encoding 3-phosphoserine/phosphohydroxythreonine transaminase, which translates to MSRVFNFSAGPAAIPEEVLRQAQAELLDFHGTGMSVMEMSHRGKVFMEVAAEVERDFRELLAIPANYKILFLQGGGKGEFSLVPMNLLRGRHKADYVNTGHWSAGAIKEARKYCEVAVIASSEDRKFTYVPKQSVWKSNKDAAYRHICTNETIHGVEYFWTPEIDDDVPLVADTSSHIMSRPMDVSKYGCLYGGAQKNIGPSGLTFVVVREDLLGGAHPMTPSVFDYTQQAANDWMLNTPPTFAVYLAGLTFKWLRKQGGLVGMERQNIEKAGMLYGCIDQSGGFYRNDVAVDDRSRMNVPFFLKDESLNAAFLEQSANAGLAALKGHKVVGGMRASLYNAMPMAGVAALVAFMQDFATRNG; encoded by the coding sequence ATGTCTCGTGTGTTCAATTTTTCCGCAGGCCCTGCGGCGATTCCCGAAGAGGTGTTGCGACAGGCGCAGGCCGAATTGCTGGATTTTCACGGCACCGGAATGTCGGTCATGGAGATGAGCCATCGCGGCAAAGTTTTCATGGAGGTGGCCGCTGAAGTTGAGCGCGATTTCCGCGAACTCCTCGCGATCCCGGCGAATTACAAGATCCTGTTCCTGCAGGGCGGCGGCAAGGGTGAATTTTCGCTGGTGCCGATGAACCTGCTCCGCGGCAGGCACAAGGCGGACTATGTGAACACCGGCCACTGGTCGGCGGGTGCGATCAAGGAAGCACGTAAGTATTGTGAAGTCGCCGTCATCGCCTCAAGCGAGGACCGGAAGTTCACCTACGTGCCGAAGCAAAGTGTCTGGAAATCGAACAAGGACGCGGCTTACCGGCATATTTGTACCAATGAAACCATTCACGGTGTTGAATATTTCTGGACGCCGGAAATTGACGATGATGTGCCGCTGGTGGCCGACACCTCTTCACACATCATGTCGCGGCCGATGGATGTGTCGAAATACGGTTGCCTGTATGGCGGCGCGCAAAAAAACATTGGCCCCTCAGGCCTCACCTTTGTCGTCGTCCGCGAGGATTTGCTTGGCGGCGCACACCCGATGACGCCCTCGGTTTTTGACTATACCCAGCAAGCCGCCAATGACTGGATGTTGAATACGCCGCCAACCTTTGCCGTATATTTGGCGGGCCTCACCTTCAAGTGGCTCAGGAAGCAGGGCGGCCTTGTTGGAATGGAAAGGCAGAATATCGAGAAAGCCGGCATGCTGTATGGCTGTATTGATCAATCGGGTGGCTTTTATCGCAACGACGTCGCGGTTGATGATCGCTCGCGCATGAACGTGCCGTTTTTTCTCAAGGATGAATCGTTGAACGCTGCCTTTCTGGAACAATCAGCGAATGCCGGATTGGCTGCTTTGAAGGGCCACAAAGTGGTCGGGGGCATGCGGGCATCGCTTTATAACGCCATGCCCATGGCCGGGGTTGCGGCGCTTGTAGCGTTCATGCAGGACTTCGCCACGCGCAATGGCTGA
- the pheA gene encoding prephenate dehydratase — MSDDLSKLRAQIDALDEQILASLNARAALARKVGSLKVGQAYRPEREAEVLRRIQKLNEGPLPDEVVARLFREIMSACLALERPVTVAYLGPQGTFSERAAVKHFGEGGVTVPCASIDDVYRSVESAAADFGVVPVENSTEGAVGRSLDLMPQTPLKICGEVLIRIHHHLMASDIAEYPAIQRVFSHGQSLAQCHEWLNAYLPHAERVAVASNAEAARRASLEPFSAAVAGEMAAEHYKLTILASNIEDEPNNTTRFLILGNYEPKPTGKDKTSLVLSAANRAGAVYEMLTPFAQRGVSMSRFESRPSKVAVWDYLFFVDIDGHQDDANVADALAELRKIAGYVKVLGSYPVAVI, encoded by the coding sequence ATGTCCGACGATCTTTCCAAACTTCGCGCCCAAATTGATGCCCTCGACGAGCAAATCCTCGCCAGCCTGAATGCGCGCGCGGCACTTGCGCGCAAGGTGGGATCGCTCAAAGTCGGGCAGGCCTATCGTCCCGAGCGCGAAGCGGAAGTCTTGCGCCGCATTCAGAAGTTGAATGAAGGTCCGCTTCCGGATGAAGTCGTCGCGCGACTGTTCCGCGAAATCATGTCGGCGTGTCTGGCGCTTGAACGTCCGGTCACGGTCGCGTATCTGGGGCCGCAAGGCACCTTCAGCGAACGCGCGGCGGTAAAGCACTTTGGCGAAGGCGGCGTCACCGTGCCGTGCGCAAGTATCGACGATGTCTATCGCAGTGTCGAATCGGCGGCGGCGGATTTTGGTGTCGTGCCGGTGGAAAACTCGACAGAAGGTGCTGTCGGTCGATCGCTCGATCTGATGCCGCAAACACCGCTGAAAATCTGTGGCGAGGTGCTGATTCGCATTCACCACCACCTGATGGCGTCCGATATTGCCGAGTACCCGGCTATCCAGCGCGTGTTTTCGCACGGTCAATCGCTGGCCCAGTGCCACGAATGGTTGAACGCCTACCTGCCGCATGCCGAGCGCGTAGCCGTTGCCTCTAACGCGGAGGCCGCGCGCCGCGCATCGCTGGAGCCTTTCTCGGCGGCGGTTGCCGGTGAAATGGCGGCCGAGCACTACAAGTTGACCATCCTGGCTTCCAATATTGAAGACGAGCCCAATAACACCACCCGCTTTCTGATCCTCGGAAATTACGAACCCAAGCCCACGGGAAAGGACAAAACCTCGCTGGTACTCTCAGCCGCCAATCGGGCAGGTGCGGTGTATGAAATGCTGACGCCATTTGCGCAGCGCGGTGTGTCAATGAGCCGGTTCGAGTCGCGTCCGTCGAAAGTGGCGGTGTGGGATTACTTGTTTTTCGTCGATATCGACGGTCATCAGGACGATGCCAATGTCGCTGACGCGTTGGCCGAGTTGCGCAAGATCGCGGGCTACGTGAAGGTGCTTGGCTCTTATCCGGTTGCGGTCATATAA
- a CDS encoding (d)CMP kinase, with protein MNIPVIAIDGPTASGKGTVAQKVANRLGFHYLDSGSLYRLAALAAQRAGLDLVDEIGVANLAGRLDVTFGDDKVWLNGQDVTDEIRTEAVSQKASCVAAFPHVREALLKRQRDFRVAPGLVCDGRDMGSVVFPDATIKFFLTASVEARAERRTKQLKQKGMSAIMRDVVKELRIRDERDMSRPVAPLKHFPDAYLIDTTDISADDAVEKVLGLYRNCG; from the coding sequence TTGAATATCCCGGTGATTGCGATTGATGGCCCCACGGCGTCGGGCAAAGGTACGGTTGCGCAGAAAGTCGCCAATCGTCTTGGCTTTCACTATCTCGACAGCGGGTCGCTTTATCGGTTGGCGGCGTTGGCCGCGCAACGCGCTGGTCTCGACCTTGTTGACGAGATTGGCGTGGCGAATTTGGCGGGCAGACTTGACGTCACTTTCGGAGACGACAAGGTATGGCTGAATGGGCAGGATGTCACCGACGAAATCCGAACCGAGGCCGTCAGCCAGAAAGCGTCGTGTGTTGCGGCATTTCCTCATGTTCGCGAAGCCCTGCTGAAGCGCCAACGTGATTTTCGAGTTGCCCCGGGATTGGTATGCGACGGACGGGATATGGGCTCCGTAGTGTTTCCCGATGCGACAATCAAGTTTTTCTTGACAGCAAGCGTTGAGGCTCGCGCCGAAAGACGCACTAAGCAGTTGAAACAAAAAGGAATGTCTGCGATAATGCGCGACGTTGTGAAGGAACTGCGTATTCGGGATGAAAGAGATATGAGTCGTCCGGTCGCGCCGCTGAAGCACTTTCCTGACGCCTATCTCATTGATACGACTGACATTTCTGCCGATGATGCGGTTGAAAAAGTCCTTGGTCTGTATCGAAATTGCGGATAG
- a CDS encoding histidinol-phosphate transaminase — translation MNLTDLAPEYIRSIAPYQPGKPISDVARELGMEEADIIKLASNENPLGPSPKAIEAIKKALNDLALYPDGSGFALKEVICRKFGVRPEQIILGNGSNDVLELAARTFLAPGTSAVYSQHAFAVYPLATQAVGATGIEVAAMEFGNDLDAMLAAIRTDTRIVFLANPNNPTGTFVVADKLHAFLKRVPANVLVVLDEAYTEYLDATLAYNSVPWLKEFPNLIISRTLSKAYGLAGLRVGFGLANENLIALMNRVRQPFNVNHLAMVAATAALDDDEFIARSRQVNSDGIAYLGAELSRRGIAVIPPYGNFITFRVGSGEVDTNANAVFHALLKQGVIVRPIAGYGMPDWLRVTIGTRAQNDRFLTALDQATRKAA, via the coding sequence ATGAACCTCACCGATCTCGCTCCCGAATACATCCGCTCCATCGCTCCGTATCAACCCGGAAAACCGATTTCCGACGTGGCGCGGGAACTGGGAATGGAGGAAGCGGACATCATCAAACTCGCATCCAACGAAAATCCGCTTGGCCCTTCACCAAAGGCAATTGAAGCCATCAAGAAAGCGCTGAACGATCTGGCGCTGTATCCCGATGGCAGCGGCTTCGCATTGAAAGAAGTCATCTGCCGTAAATTTGGCGTGAGGCCCGAGCAGATAATTCTAGGCAACGGCTCCAATGATGTTCTTGAACTCGCCGCACGAACCTTTCTGGCGCCGGGTACATCCGCGGTGTATTCCCAACATGCGTTCGCGGTTTATCCGCTGGCGACACAGGCGGTTGGCGCCACCGGCATAGAAGTTGCTGCGATGGAATTCGGCAATGATCTGGATGCCATGCTCGCCGCCATTCGAACTGACACACGCATTGTGTTTCTGGCCAATCCCAACAACCCGACCGGTACGTTTGTGGTCGCGGACAAGTTGCATGCATTCCTGAAGCGGGTGCCTGCCAATGTGCTGGTGGTACTCGACGAAGCCTATACCGAGTACCTGGACGCAACGCTTGCGTATAACAGCGTGCCCTGGCTCAAGGAATTTCCCAATCTCATTATCTCCCGCACGCTTTCCAAAGCCTATGGATTGGCGGGCTTGCGGGTCGGCTTCGGGCTTGCGAATGAAAACCTCATTGCGCTAATGAATCGTGTGCGTCAGCCGTTCAATGTCAATCACCTCGCCATGGTCGCCGCGACCGCCGCGCTCGACGATGATGAATTTATCGCGAGGAGCCGCCAGGTCAATTCCGACGGCATTGCATACCTTGGCGCGGAACTTTCGAGGCGGGGCATTGCGGTTATTCCTCCCTACGGAAACTTCATCACCTTCAGGGTCGGAAGCGGTGAAGTGGATACGAATGCGAATGCGGTATTCCATGCGCTCCTGAAACAGGGCGTAATCGTTCGCCCCATCGCCGGATACGGCATGCCGGACTGGTTGCGTGTGACCATTGGCACCCGTGCCCAAAATGATCGGTTCCTCACGGCGCTCGATCAGGCGACGCGGAAGGCAGCCTAG